ATTGGCGTCTACGGCGCAGAAGTGAAGGTTGAGGGATTCTCCGGCTACCTTCTTGAACTCCTCGTGATCCATTACGGCTCCTTCCTGGACCTCATAAGGTCGGCTGCCAGGTGGAAGCCTTACAAGGTAATCATCGATATCGAGGGCCGCTACCCCGACAAGCGAAGCATACTCGAGCGGTTCAAGGACCCCCTGGTCGTCGTCGACCCCGTCGACCCGGGCAGGAACGTGGCCAGCCCCGTCTCGTTGGAGAGCCTAAGCAGGTTCATTGCCGCTGCCCGCGCCTTCCTTAGGAAGCCTTCAATCCGCTTCTTCTACCCCGCGATACCCGAACCGAGGCAGCTCGAGGCTCTACTCGAGGGGAGGGCGGTTGCCGCGGTGAAGCTGAGGGTTCCGGCTTTACCAGAGGATATCCTCTGGGGGCAGGTGAAGAGGGCCTTGAGAGCTCTACGGAGCGGGCTTGAGCGCTTCGACTTCCACGTCATTGGAGCCTCGGCATGGGCCGAGGGTGAGGAGGTGGTGCTCCTCTTTGAACTGGAGACGCTGGAGCTTCCTCCGCTTGAGAGGCACGAGGGTCCACCCGTATACTCCGACCACGACGAGCGCTTCATTTCAGCGTACGCTGCCGGCAGCTGCGTAGCCGGCCCCTACATCGAAGGTGACAGGTGGGTCGTCATCAGGCCAAGGAAGGTGCGGAACGCACGCGAAGCGCTGACCAAGCTGCTCTCCACGTACAACATCGGTGAACACTTGACGGAGTGCGCGAAGAGCGGGTTCCAGATCCTCACAGGCGGGGAGGTGGTCAAAGCGAGTACCCTTGATAGCTACAGGGTCCACCTCTACGAGTGGCTCACCAGAAAGGAGCGATGGATGCTGGAAGCGGAGTGAG
The DNA window shown above is from Thermofilaceae archaeon and carries:
- the cca gene encoding CCA tRNA nucleotidyltransferase, which codes for MNEFEAVLAEVLRRVTPSPEERARVGAVVENVVEGLRKAVAELALRAEVEVEGSYAKDTWLSGDVDVDIFLLFDTSVSLEELRAGGLAAARMAAQLVGAKCVERFASHPYLTLLLDACSIDVVPAYRVPNPSQIRSPVDRTPFHTSYVRRKLNEKPELRRDVRILKRFAKGIGVYGAEVKVEGFSGYLLELLVIHYGSFLDLIRSAARWKPYKVIIDIEGRYPDKRSILERFKDPLVVVDPVDPGRNVASPVSLESLSRFIAAARAFLRKPSIRFFYPAIPEPRQLEALLEGRAVAAVKLRVPALPEDILWGQVKRALRALRSGLERFDFHVIGASAWAEGEEVVLLFELETLELPPLERHEGPPVYSDHDERFISAYAAGSCVAGPYIEGDRWVVIRPRKVRNAREALTKLLSTYNIGEHLTECAKSGFQILTGGEVVKASTLDSYRVHLYEWLTRKERWMLEAE